Part of the Halobaculum halobium genome, GACTACCTCGACGAACTCCAGGCGACGGAGGCAGACGGCTACCTCCTCGAATCACAGGGGTAGGAAGGCGACCCCCGACTCGCGCGGCTCGCAACTCCCGGCGTTCGGCCCGGTGTCCGGTCTCGAACACCGAAACCGGTTAGTCCGCGTCCGCGCCACCTCCGGGTGTGTTTCGGGGCGCCGGCGACAGCGAGTTCGCCTTCGAACTGCTCGTCAGCCGCTGGGCCGAACTCGCGTGGCACCCGAGCGACGGCGACCGCCCGGTCGTCGTCGCGCGCCAACTCGGTACCCGTGACCGGCGGTGGGACACCGTCGTGCTGGAGGTGGATTCCGACGCGCTCGCGGTTCGACGGGCGTTCGGCGAGCGGACGCTGGATTCGGATCTCCTGCGGGTCGTTCGCGGCGCCCCGCGGGAGTACGCGTGGTACCGCGACGCACTCGACGACCCGGGGTTCCCGTGGCGATACGTCCGCGAGGCGATCCACCGGGCGGCGGCGCTGGACCTCGTCGAGAAGCGACGGGGCGCGAACGGGCGGATCGAGTTCCGTCGCCGCCGCGGGTATCCCGACTGGGTCGAGCGGGTGATCGCGATCGAGAACAAGCCGGACCTCGACGCGAGCGCCGCCGCGGCGCTGGCCGACCAACTTCGCCACGACGTGGAAGCGGGCCTCGCCGACGAGGTGTGGGTCGCGACCTCCGCGACCGGCGACCGGGTGTCACCGGCGCTGTTGGAGGACATCCCCGTCGAGGTCGGCGTGCTCGAGTTCGACTTCACAGACGGCGTTCGCGCCGACGCCGGCGAGGTGGTGTGGCACCCGACCGCGCTGGCGGCCGACGGCGACCCGCGGACCCGACTCCTGTTGGCCGAGCGCGCCTACGGGCGGGGCTGGCGGTCCTACCGGGAGACGATGCGCCCCGACTGCCGGCACTTCGAACTCCGCCGCGAGGGCCGCGCGCTGGTGCCGTACTGCGCGGCGAAGGAGCGCGTCCCGACGGCCGCAGAGTGCAAAGGCGGCTGCCCGGAGTTCACGCCGGAACCGCCGCAGTGGCGGACCAACGGCTGGCCGATCGAGGGCGGGCCGGGCAAGGGGATCCGGGCGTTGTTGGAGCAGCGTCGCGACCGCGAGCGGGAGCGGACTGGCGACGGGTGCTGAGTCAGATTCGGACTGTGACGCGAGCACCACCTCCGAACACGCGCGGCGCCGCCTGGTTCGGTCTGCGATCGCTCGCGCGACCAGTCTCCTACTGGTCGCCGTTCACGGCAACTTCGACCTCCTCGCGCGGCACCGCCAGCCTGAACGTCGGCACCGTGCGATAGATGACCTCGACGACGTTCTTCCGCCGGAGACTCTGGAGCGCGCGGCGCACGTCGCCGGCCTCGGGATCGACGCCGAACTCGTCGCGGAGCTTGTTCAGCACCGAGACCACGGACTCCGAGCGCTCGTCGTGATCGGCGACGACGCGGAACACCTGCTCGTGGAGCTCCGGCACCGTGATCCGCTCGGGGACCGCGTTCGGGTCGTCCTCGTCGTCGACGACGCCGGGCTCGGCGCCCGTGAGTTCGGCCGCCTCAGCGGTCGCCCGGATGAGGCTGTTGTCGTCGCGGTAGTAGTAGTCCTTCAGGGGGCCCTCGAGGTAGCTGTGAACGTCGCTGCCGCTGTCCATTCCCCACCGCTCGCCGAGTTCGCTGTTCTTCGTCGGCTGGAGTCGCACCACGTCGGCGAGGCGCTCCAGTTCCTCGTCGGTGAGGTCGCTCATCGCCGAGGGCTTCCCCGCGGGAGTATTTGGGCCTCCCGGTTGCGGCGGGCGCGCGCCGGCGGGACGGGAGACGAGTGAACTCCCCGACAACCGGCGTCGACTGTCGCATGGGGAAGGGTTACGGTGTGTGACGGAGACGCGTTGCGCATGCCCGAATCAGACACCGTCAGCCTCGAGATCGCCGACGAGGTGGCCACGGTCACCGTCGACCGACCGGAGAAGCTGAACTCGCTGAACGTCGAGACGCTGGAGGCGCTGCAGGCGGCCA contains:
- a CDS encoding DUF5787 family protein: MFRGAGDSEFAFELLVSRWAELAWHPSDGDRPVVVARQLGTRDRRWDTVVLEVDSDALAVRRAFGERTLDSDLLRVVRGAPREYAWYRDALDDPGFPWRYVREAIHRAAALDLVEKRRGANGRIEFRRRRGYPDWVERVIAIENKPDLDASAAAALADQLRHDVEAGLADEVWVATSATGDRVSPALLEDIPVEVGVLEFDFTDGVRADAGEVVWHPTALAADGDPRTRLLLAERAYGRGWRSYRETMRPDCRHFELRREGRALVPYCAAKERVPTAAECKGGCPEFTPEPPQWRTNGWPIEGGPGKGIRALLEQRRDRERERTGDGC
- a CDS encoding DUF5797 family protein, which translates into the protein MSDLTDEELERLADVVRLQPTKNSELGERWGMDSGSDVHSYLEGPLKDYYYRDDNSLIRATAEAAELTGAEPGVVDDEDDPNAVPERITVPELHEQVFRVVADHDERSESVVSVLNKLRDEFGVDPEAGDVRRALQSLRRKNVVEVIYRTVPTFRLAVPREEVEVAVNGDQ